The genomic window CGAAGAGCACGGCAAGGAGGAGTACGCCACTCCACCACATCCCTTCGCGCGGCCTTCTGAACCCGCCGCGCCAGAACACCGCGACCAGATGCGAGAAGACCAGGGTCAAGCTCGCCGACGCGCTCCAGATGTGGACATCCCGGAGCAATGCGACCACAGCACTTCCCGTGAGGATGTAGCGCACCGAGTCATGCGCCCCGTTCACCGCAGGATTGAAGAACTGCGTGAGGACCACACCTGTGAGTGCGAGGAGCACTAATGCAACGAGCGTCAGCGCGCCGAGCATGAAATCAAATTGTCCAGCACGCACCGGGACGAGGTAATCCAGGCCGTCGAGGCCGAGCCGTTGATTCACTATTTCTGACACTATCGATTGCTCTGATGCCTGGGGTGATTCCACAAACCCTCCGTAGGAAAGCCACTTCGCTGTGGCCACAAACTCCGAGCTAGAACCACATCCGCAGCCCACCGACGAATGCAACGGATCCTGTGGCGTCTCCGCATCCGTGCCGTGGAGGCGGTGCCACCGATCTTCTGTGCCCATCGCGCGCCAATGTATGGGGCGAACTCACGTTTCACTTCATAGCGCAGGCGGAAGCCGAGATCGAGATCATTCAACCCGGACCCGACGCCGAATTGTTCCATGCGTTGCAACGCGGCATTCGCTTCGAGTCGAGGCTGGAGGATCACCCGTTGGGTGACGAACAGGTCA from Gemmatimonadota bacterium includes these protein-coding regions:
- a CDS encoding copper resistance protein B encodes the protein DLFVTQRVILQPRLEANAALQRMEQFGVGSGLNDLDLGFRLRYEVKREFAPYIGARWAQKIGGTASTARMRRRHRIRCIRRWAADVVLARSLWPQRSGFPTEGLWNHPRHQSNR
- a CDS encoding cytochrome b N-terminal domain-containing protein produces the protein MNQRLGLDGLDYLVPVRAGQFDFMLGALTLVALVLLALTGVVLTQFFNPAVNGAHDSVRYILTGSAVVALLRDVHIWSASASLTLVFSHLVAVFWRGGFRRPREGMWWSGVLLLAVLFGLARVRCCLEIREPWKRSPMPQRPRNWSARWAPC